Proteins from a single region of Chanodichthys erythropterus isolate Z2021 chromosome 13, ASM2448905v1, whole genome shotgun sequence:
- the LOC137035044 gene encoding myosin heavy chain, fast skeletal muscle-like, translating into MSTDAEMAVYGKAAIYLRKPEKERIEAQNKPFDAKTACYVADAKELYLKATIKSKDGGKVTVELLDTKEERVAKEEDVHPMNPPKFDKIEDMAMMTHLNEASVLYNLKERYAAWMIYTYSGLFCATVNPYKWLPVYDAEVVAAYRGKKRMEAPPHIFSVSDNAFQFMLTDRENQSVLITGESGAGKTVNTKRVIQYFATIAVGGGEKKKEQTPGKMQGSLEDQIIAANPLLEAYGNAKTVRNDNSSRFGKFIRIHFGTTGKLSSADIETYLLEKSRVTFQLPDERGYHIFYQMMTNHKPELIEMTLITTNPYDFPMCSQGQITVASIDDKEELVATDTAIDILGFSNEEKMSIYKFTGAVLHHGNMKFKQKQREEQAEPDGTEEADKVAYLLGLNSADMLKALCYPRVKVGNEFVTKGQTVPQVYNSVSALAKSVYERMFLWMVVRINQMLDTKQQRNFFIGVLDIAGFEIFDFNSMEQLCINFTNEKLQQFFNHHMFVLEQEEYKKEGIVWEFIDFGMDLAACIELIEKPMGIFSILEEECMFPKATDTSFKNKLYDQHLGKNNAFQKPKPAKGKAEAHFSLVHYAGTVDYNIAGWLDKNKDPLNESVVQLYQKSSVKLLATLYPPVVEESGGGKKGGKKKGGSMQTVSSQFRENLGKLMTNLRSTHPHFVRCLIPNESKTPGLMENFLVIHQLRCNGVLEGIRICRKGFPSRILYGDFKQRYKVLNASVIPEGQFIDNKKACEKLLGSIDIDHDQYRFGHTKVFFKAGLLGTLEEMRDEKLAALVTMTQAACRGFLMRREFVKMMERRDAIYTIQYNVRSFMNVKHWPWMKVYYKIKPLLKSAETEKELATMKEDFAKCKEDLAKSEAKKKELEEKMVSLLQEKNDLQLQVASEAENLSDAEERCEGLIKSKIQLEAKLKETTERLEDEEEINAELTAKKRKLEDECSELKKDIDDLELTLAKVEKEKHATENKVKNLTEEMAAQDESIAKLTKEKKALQEAHQQTLDDLQAEEDKVNTLTKSKTKLEQQVDDLEGSLEQEKKLRMDLERAKRKLEGDLKLAQESIMDLENDKQQSEEKIKKKDFETSQLLSKIEDEQSLGAQLQKKIKELQARIEELEEEIEAERAARAKVEKQRADLSRELEEISERLEEAGGATAAQIEMNKKREAEFQKLRRDLEESTLQHEATAAALRKKQADSVAELGEQIDNLQRVKQKLEKEKSEYKMEIDDLSSNMEAVAKAKANLEKMCRTLEDQLSEIKSKNDENLRQINDLSAQRARLQTENGEFGRQLEEKEALVSQLTRGKQAFTQQIEELKRQIEEEVKAKNALAHAVQSARHDCDLLREQFEEEQEAKAELQRGMSKANSEVAQWRTKYETDAIQRTEELEESKKKLAQRLQEAEEQIEAVNSKCASLEKTKQRLQAEVEDLMIDVERANGLAANLDKKQRNFDKVLAEWKQKYEEGQAELEGAQKEARSLSTELFKMKNSYEESLDQLETLKRENKNLQQEISDLTEQLGETGKSIHELEKSKKAVETEKAEIQTALEEAEGTLEHEESKILRVQLELNQVKGEIDRKLAEKDEEMEQIKRNSQRVIESMQGTLDSEVRSRNDALRIKKKMEGDLNEMEIQLSHANRQAAEAQKQLRNVQGQLKDAQLHLDDAVRGQEDMKEQVAMVERRNALMQSEIEELRAALEQTERSRKVAEQELVDASERVGLLHSQNTSLLNTKKKLEADLVQIQSEVDDTVQEARNAEEKAKKAITDAAMMAEELKKEQDTSSHLERMKKNLEVTVKDLQHRLDEAENLAMKGGKKQLQKLESRVRELETEVEAEQRRGADAVKGVRKYERRVKELTYQTEEDKKNLNRLQDLVDKLQLKVKAYKRQAEEAEEQANTHLSKLRKVQHELEEAEERADIAESQVNKLRAKSRDAGKGKEAAE; encoded by the exons ATGAGTACGGACGCGGAGATGGCCGTTTATGGCAAGGCTGCCATTTACCTTCGTAAGCCTGAGAAGGAGAGAATTGAGGCTCAGAACAAACCATTTGATGCCAAGACTGCCTGCTATGTGGCTGATGCCAAAGAGTTGTACCTCAAGGCAACAATCAAGAGCAAAGATGGTGGCAAAGTCACAGTTGAATTGCTTGACACTAAGGAG GAGAGAGTTGCTAAGGAGGAAGATGTCCACCCAATGAATCCTCCCAAGTTTGACAAGATTGAGGACATGGCCATGATGACCCATCTCAATGAAGCCTCTGTGCTGTATAACCTCAAAGAGCGTTATGCTGCATGGATGATCTAC ACCTACTCTGGGCTCTTCTGCGCAACTGTGAACCCCTACAAGTGGCTCCCAGTGTATGATGCAGAAGTGGTGGCTGCCTACAGAGGCAAAAAGCGTATGGAGGCCCCACCCCACATCTTTTCAGTCTCTGACAACGCCTTTCAGTTCATGTTGACTG ACAGAGAGAACCAGTCTGTCCTGATTAC TGGAGAATCTGGTGCTGGAAAGACTGTGAACACCAAACGTGTCATCCAGTACTTTGCCACAATTGCAGTGGGAGGTGGTGAAAAGAAGAAAGAGCAGACTCCCGGCAAAATGCAG GGCTCTCTTGAGGACCAGATCATTGCTGCCAACCCTCTGCTTGAGGCTTATGGTAATGCCAAGACTGTGAGAAATGACAACTCCTCTCGTTtt GGTAAATTCATCAGAATTCACTTCGGTACAACTGGAAAACTGTCTAGTGCTGACATTGAGACAT ATCTGCTGGAGAAGTCTAGAGTGACATTCCAGCTTCCAGATGAGAGAGGCTACCACATCTTCTACCAGATGATGACCAACCATAAGCCTGAGCTGATTG AGATGACGCTCATCACCACCAACCCCTATGACTTCCCCATGTGCAGTCAGGGTCAGATCACAGTGGCCAGCATTGATGATAAAGAGGAGCTGGTTGCTACTGAT ACTGCCATTGACATTCTGGGCTTTAGTAATGAGGAGAAGATGAGCATCTACAAGTTCACTGGAGCTGTGCTTCATCATGGTAACATGAAGTTCAAGCAGAAGCAGCGTGAGGAGCAGGCTGAGCCTGACGGCACAGAGG aGGCTGACAAAGTTGCCTACCTTCTGGGTCTGAACTCTGCTGATATGCTGAAGGCTTTGTGCTACCCCAGAGTCAAAGTCGGAAATGAGTTTGTGACCAAAGGCCAGACCGTGCCACAG GTGTACAACTCTGTTAGCGCCTTGGCCAAATCTGTCTATGAGAGGATGTTCTTGTGGATGGTCGTTCGTATCAACCAGATGTTGGacacaaaacaacaaagaaatttcTTTATTGGTGTGCTGGATATTGCTGGCTTTGAGATCTTTGAT TTCAACAGCATGGAGCAGCTGTGCATCAACTTCACCAATGAGAAACTGCAACAGTTTTTCAACCACCACATGTTTGTGCTGGAACAAGAGGAATACAAGAAGGAGGGCATTGTTTGGGAGTTCATTGACTTCGGCATGGACTTGGCTGCTTGCATTGAGCTCATTGAGAAG CCCATGGGTATCTTCTCCATCCTTGAAGAGGAGTGCATGTTCCCCAAGGCTACAGACACTTCCTTCAAGAACAAGCTGTATGATCAGCATCTTGGCAAAAACAATGCTTTCCAGAAACCAAAGCCTGCCAAAGGCAAGGCTGAAGCTCACTTCTCCCTGGTTCACTATGCCGGAACTGTGGACTACAACATTGCTGGCTGGTTGGACAAGAACAAGGATCCACTGAATGAGTCTGTTGTGCAGCTGTACCAGAAGTCTTCTGTCAAACTGCTGGCTACTCTCTACCCACCTGTTGTTgagg AGAGTGGTGGCGGCAAGAAGGGAggcaagaagaagggtggctcCATGCAGACTGTGTCTTCTCAGTTCAGA GAGAACTTGGGCAAGCTCATGACCAACTTGAGGAGCACTCACCCTCACTTTGTGCGTTGTCTGATTCCCAATGAGTCCAAGACTCCAG GTCTCATGGAGAACTTCCTGGTTATCCACCAGCTGAGGTGTAACGGTGTACTGGAGGGTATCAGAATCTGCAGAAAGGGCTTCCCCAGCAGAATCCTCTATGGTGACTTCAAGCAGAG ATACAAGGTGCTGAATGCCAGTGTTATCCCAGAGGGACAGTTTATTGATAACAAGAAGGCCTGTGAGAAACTCCTGGGATCCATCGACATTGATCATGACCAGTACAGATTTGGACACACAAAG GTGTTCTTCAAAGCTGGTCTTCTGGGTACTCTTGAGGAGATGCGTGATGAGAAACTGGCTGCTCTGGTCACAATGACTCAGGCTGCCTGCCGTGGATTCCTGATGAGGAGGGAGTTTGTGAAAATGATGGAGAGGAG GGATGCAATTTACACCATCCAATACAACGTCCGCTCATTCATGAATGTCAAACACTGGCCATGGATGAAAGTTTACTACAAGATTAAGCCTCTGCTGAAGAGCGCAGAGACTGAGAAGGAGCTGGCAACCATGAAAGaggactttgcaaaatgcaaagAAGATCTTGCCAAGTCTGAAGCCAAAAAGAAGGAGCTTGAAGAGAAGATGGTATCACTGCTGCAAGAGAAAAATGATCTGCAGCTGCAAGTAGCATCT GAAGCTGAAAATCTCTCAGATGCTGAGGAGAGGTGTGAGGGTCTGATCAAGAGCAAAATCCAGCTTGAAGCTAAACTCAAAGAGACAACTGAGAGGCtggaggatgaggaagaaaTCAATGCTGAACTGACAGCCAAGAAGAGGAAACTGGAGGATGAGTGCTCtgagctgaagaaagacatTGATGACCTGGAGCTCACCTTGGCTAAAGTGGAGAAGGAGAAACATGCCACTGAGAATAAG GTCAAGAACTTGACTGAGGAAATGGCAGCTCAGGATGAGAGTATTGCCAAGCTTACAAAAGAGAAGAAAGCCCTCCAAGAGGCACATCAGCAGACACTGGATGATCTCCAGGCCGAGGAGGACAAAGTCAACACCCTGACCAAATCCAAGACAAAGCTTGAGCAGCAAGTTGATGAT CTGGAAGGTTCCCTTGAACAAGAGAAGAAGCTCCgcatggatcttgagagagccAAGAGAAAGCTTGAAGGAGACCTGAAATTAGCCCAAGAGTCCATCATGGACCTGGAGAATGACAAGCAGCAATCTGaggagaaaataaaaaa GAAAGACTTTGAAACAAGCCAGCTGCTCAGCAAGATAGAAGATGAACAATCTCTGGGTGCTCAACTCCAAAAGAAGATCAAGGAGCTTCAg GCTCGTATTGAGGAACTGGAGGAAGAGATCGAGGCTGAGCGTGCTGCTCGTGCCAAGGTTGAGAAGCAGAGAGCTGATCTCTCCAGGGAACTTGAGGAGATCAGTGAGAGGCTTGAGGAGGCTGGAGGAGCCACTGCTGCTCAGATCGAGATGAATAAGAAGCGTGAAGCTGAATTCCAGAAGCTGCGTCGTGATCTTGAAGAGTCCACCCTCCAGCATGAAGCTACAGCTGCTGCCCTACGCAAGAAGCAGGCAGACAGTGTGGCCGAGCTGGGAGAGCAAATCGACAACCTGCAGCGTGTCAAGCAGAAGCTTGAGAAGGAGAAGAGTGAATACAAAATGGAGATTGATGATCTTTCCAGCAACATGGAAGCAGTTGCCAAAGCAAAG GCTAATCTTGAGAAGATGTGCCGCACACTTGAGGACCAACTTAGTGAAATTAAGTCCAAGAATGATGAGAACCTTCGCCAGATAAATGACCTTAGCGCTCAAAGAGCAAGACTTCAAACTGAAAATG GTGAATTTGGCCGTCAGCTGGAGGAGAAGGAAGCTCTAGTTTCTCAGCTCACCAGAGGCAAACAAGCTTTCACTCAGCAGATTGAGGAGCTTAAGAGGCAGATTGAAGAAGAGGTTAAG GCTAAGAACGCACTGGCCCATGCTGTACAATCAGCCCGCCATGACTGTGACCTGCTCCGTGAGCAATTTGAGGAAGAGCAGGAGGCAAAGGCTGAGCTGCAGCGGGGAATGTCAAAGGCCAACAGCGAGGTTGCTCAATGGAGAACCAAATATGAAACTGATGCCATTCAACGCACTGAGGAGCTTGAAGAGTCCAA GAAGAAGCTGGCTCAGCGTCTGCAAGAGGCAGAGGAACAAATTGAGGCAGTGAACTCCAAATGTGCATCTCTGGAGAAGACCAAACAGAGACTCCAGGCTGAGGTGGAGGACCTCATGATTGATGTGGAGAGAGCCAATGGTTTGGCTGCTAACCTTGACAAGAAGCAGAGGAACTTTGACAAG GTCCTGGCAGAATGGAAGCAGAAATATGAGGAAGGTCAGGCAGAGCTGGAAGGTGCCCAGAAAGAGGCTCGTTCACTCAGTACTGAGCTGTTCAAGATGAAGAACTCCTATGAGGAGAGTCTGGACCAGCTGGAGACCCTCAAGAGAGAGAACAAGAATCTGCAGC agGAGATTTCAGATCTGACAGAGCAGTTAGGTGAGACTGGTAAGAGCATCCATGAATTGGAAAAGTCCAAGAAGGCAGTGGAGACTGAGAAGGCAGAGATTCAGACCGCCCTGGAGGAGGCTGAA gGCACCCTGGAGCATGAGGAGTCCAAGATTCTTCGTGTCCAGCTTGAGCTAAACCAGGTCAAGGGAGAGATTGACAGGAAGCTTGCAGAGAAGGATGAGGAGATGGAGCAGATCAAGAGGAACAGCCAgagagtcattgaatccatGCAGGGCACTCTGGACTCTGAAGTTAGGAGCAGGAATGATGCTCTGAGAATCAAGAAGAAGATGGAGGGAGACCTTAATGAGATGGAGATTCAGCTGAGCCATGCCAATCGCCAGGCTGCTGAGGCCCAGAAACAGCTCAGGAACGTTCAGGGACAACTCAAG GATGCCCAACTGCACCTTGATGATGCTGTGAGAGGACAGGAAGACATGAAGGAGCAGGTGGCCATGGTGGAGCGCAGAAACGCTCTGATGCAATCTGAGATTGAGGAGTTGAGAGCTGCTCTGGAGCAGACAGAGAGAAGCCGCAAAGTGGCTGAACAAGAGCTGGTGGACGCCAGTGAGCGTGTTGGGCTGCTGCACTCTCAG AACACAAGTCTCCTGAACACCAAGAAGAAGCTTGAGGCTGACCTTGTTCAGATCCAGAGTGAAGTTGATGACACTGTACAGGAAGCCAGAAATGCAGAGGAGAAGGCCAAGAAGGCCATCACTGAT GCTGCAATGATGgcagaagagctgaagaaaGAGCAGGACACCAGTTCTCACCTTGAGAGGATGAAGAAGAATCTGGAGGTCACAGTGAAGGACCTGCAGCACCGTCTGGATGAGGCTGAGAATCTGGCCATGAAGGGAGGAAAGAAACAACTCCAGAAACTGGAGTCTAGA GTCCGTGAGCTTGAGACTGAAGTTGAGGCAGAGCAGAGACGTGGAGCTGATGCTGTTAAAGGTGTCCGCAAATATGAGAGGAGAGTCAAGGAGCTCACCTACCAG ACTGAGGAGGATAAGAAGAACCTCAACAGACTGCAGGATCTGGTTGACAAGCTTCAGCTGAAGGTCAAGGCTTACAAGAGACAGGCTGAAGAAGCT GAGGAACAAGCAAACACTCACCTGTCCAAGTTGAGGAAGGTACAGCATGAGCTGGAAGAGGCTGAGGAGCGTGCTGACATTGCTGAGTCTCAGGTCAACAAGCTCAGAGCCAAGAGTCGTGATGCTGGAAAG ggcAAAGAGGCAGCTGAGTGA